One genomic window of Candoia aspera isolate rCanAsp1 chromosome 12, rCanAsp1.hap2, whole genome shotgun sequence includes the following:
- the POU3F4 gene encoding POU domain, class 3, transcription factor 4 has translation MATAATNPYSILNSGALVHADSAAMQQGGPFRNPQKLLQSDYLQGVAGNGHPLGHHWVTSLSDAGPWAAALSGGGSGGNSLDQPDVKPGREDLQLGAILHHRSPHHASHHSPHHASHPNAWGATPAHSSALPVSGGQPPPPPPLNVYSQAGFTVSGMLDHGGGLTPPPAAAPPPPPPGLHPVLRDSPPEPGELASHHCPEHSDEETPTSDELEQFAKQFKQRRIKLGFTQADVGLALGTLYGNVFSQTTICRFEALQLSFKNMCKLKPLLNKWLEEADSSTGSPTSIDKIAAQGRKRKKRTSIEVSVKGVLETHFLKCPKPAAQEISSLADSLQLEKEVVRVWFCNRRQKEKRMTPPGDPPQPHEVYAHSGKTDASCHDL, from the coding sequence ATGGCCACGGCGGCGACCAACCCCTACAGCATCCTCAACTCCGGCGCGCTGGTCCACGCCGACTCGGCGGCGATGCAGCAGGGCGGCCCGTTCCGCAACCCGCAGAAACTTCTGCAAAGTGACTACTTGCAAGGGGTGGCCGGCAATGGGCACCCGCTGGGCCACCACTGGGTGACCAGCCTGAGCGACGCGGGGCCCTGGGCGGCGGCCTtgagcggcggcggcagcggcggcaacTCCCTGGACCAGCCGGACGTCAAGCCGGGGCGGGAGGACCTGCAGCTGGGAGCCATCCTCCACCACCGCTCGCCGCACCACGCCAGCCACCACTCGCCGCACCACGCCAGTCACCCCAACGCCTGGGGCGCCACCCCGGCCCACAGCTCGGCGCTGCCGGTCAGCGGCGGCcagcccccgccgccgccgccactgaACGTCTACTCGCAGGCCGGCTTCACCGTCAGCGGCATGCTGGACCACGGCGGGGGCCTGACGCCGCCACCcgccgccgcgccgccgccgccgccgcccgggctGCACCCGGTGCTGCGCGACTCGCCGCCGGAGCCGGGCGAGCTGGCCTCCCACCACTGCCCGGAGCACTCGGACGAAGAGACGCCCACCTCGGACGAGCTGGAGCAGTTCGCCAAGCAGTTCAAGCAGCGGCGGATCAAGCTGGGCTTCACGCAGGCCGACGTGGGCTTGGCGCTGGGTACCCTGTACGGCAACGTCTTCTCGCAGACCACCATCTGCCGCTTCGAGGCCCTGCAGCTCAGCTTCAAGAACATGTGCAAACTCAAGCCGCTGCTGAACAAGTGGCTGGAGGAGGCCGACTCGTCCACCGGCAGCCCCACCAGCATCGACAAGATCGCGGCGCAGGGCCGCAAGCGCAAGAAGCGGACTTCCATCGAGGTGAGCGTCAAGGGGGTGCTGGAGACGCACTTCCTGAAGTGCCCCAAGCCGGCGGCCCAGGAGATCTCCTCCCTGGCGGACAGCCTCCAGCTGGAGAAGGAAGTGGTGCGCGTCTGGTTCTGCAACCGGCGGCAGAAAGAGAAGCGCATGACGCCGCCGGGCGACCCGCCCCAGCCCCACGAAGTGTACGCGCACAGCGGGAAAACGGACGCCTCGTGTCACGACCTTTGA